A genomic region of Lasioglossum baleicum chromosome 16, iyLasBale1, whole genome shotgun sequence contains the following coding sequences:
- the Kpc2 gene encoding kip1 ubiquitination-promoting complex subunit 2, which yields MAPTKNFLINVISPEGHVANVTVQPNLTIEKIKTLAMKQLYGNDKTKEPSQFRLVHLSKFKQLSNGNNISDEEIRQNDSLLLVKIRPVTAKLPLTGRTIKGPNEEAIFLATHDLPLVNPPRHIPPPPGFMDVDMQSIWHQNEIRNILISLVRTSAKILTYSPEAEKTYNILKEKLKSTCNPTVDQNYVKILTEMGYTHKKSLKALRLTKSNIIEAIKWLIRTQNDVENDDDNDCFFNIENIPDDGNLITIVDLLLENLYRFKCELLGDKSPSLKDMNEGFNPDSPVYQAIIDNPHIQLSLKNPKMLLAYLSIIENASSIWMLDIDVSLILKKIFMIYRHEKHALHINQFTDDNQS from the exons ATGGCACcaaccaaaaattttttaattaacgttATAag CCCAGAAGGCCATGTTGCAAACGTTACAGTACAACCAAATCTTACCATAGAGAAAATTAAAACATTAGCAATGAAGCAATTATATGGCAATGATAAGACAAAAGAACCATCCCAATTCCGTTTAGTACATTTATCTAAGTTCAAACAACTTTCTAATGGGAATAATATAAGCGACGAAGAAATTAGACaaaatg ATAGTTTGCTATTAGTTAAAATACGTCCGGTAACTGCAAAACTGCCTTTGACTGGAAGAACCATCAAAGGACCaaacgaagaagcaatattccTAGCCACACATGATTTACCCTTAGTCAATCCACCTCGTCATATTCCACCCCCTCCTGGTTTTATGGATGTAGACATGCAGAGTATTTGGCATCAG AATGAAATCAGAAACATTCTTATCTCGCTTGTCAGGACATCGGCGAAAATATTAACGTATAGCCCGGAAGCTGAAAAGACTTACAATattctgaaagaaaaattgaaatcaaCCTGTAATCCAACTGTTGATCaaaattatgtgaaaattcTTACAGAAATGGGCTACACTCATAAGAAAAGCTTGAAAGCCCTACGTTTGACAAA ATCAAATATAATAGAAGCAATAAAGTGGTTAATAAGAACCCAAAATGATGTAGAAAATGATGACGATAACGATTGCTTCTTTAATATTGAGAATATACCAGACGATGGAAATTTAATCACCATCGTAGATCTTCTTTTGGAAAATTTGTATCGTTTCAAGTGTGAATTGCTCGGAGATAAAAGTCCCAGCTTAAAAGATATGAATGAAGGATTTAATCCTGATAGTCCAGTCTACCAGGCAATCATAGATAATCCACACATTCAACTTAGTCTTAAAAATCCGAAAATGTTATTAG CATATTTATCTATAATAGAGAATGCATCATCAATATGGATGTTGGATATTGATGTATCacttattttaaagaaaatatttatgatATATAGGCACGAAAAGCATGCTCTTCACATCAATCAATTTACAG atgATAATCAGTCCTAA
- the LOC143216723 gene encoding uncharacterized protein LOC143216723 isoform X1 has translation MTEKSGCGELQQLVQEEECEEPLGPGGEATPPSTPARSKNPNKNDTQSSHVSQQVLWESNTQTSPIVSKGSSGQATSQGSMVSGRAVNLSNYGNQSRLSYVNEKEKQRSNRPESSKLNRQHKGVAPCKHHCFLSEVPDVRRMEQALLQLLEDFHSGNLCAFGKDCSMEQMTDIREQQERLAKLHFELGPRQDISGEQSGSRHSGANMRHLLHRLQQLSICIEKLHSK, from the exons ATGACTGAAAAATCTGGATGCGGTGAATTGCAACAATTAGTCCAAGAAGAGGAATGCGAAGAGCCGTTAGGTCCTGGCGGTGAAGCTACCCCACCCTCGACTCCAGCTAGGTCgaagaatccaaataaaaatGATACCCAGAGTTCCCATGTATCG CAACAAGTATTGTGGGAGAGTAACACACAGACATCGCCAATTGTCAGTAAAGGAAGCTCTGGCCAAGCGACTAGTCAAGGATCCATGGTTTCTGGTAGAGCGGTGAATCTTTCGAATTATGGCAATCAATCTCGTTTAAGTTATGTgaacgagaaagagaaacagagGTCCAATAGACCAGAATCATCAAAATTGAACCGCCAACATAAAg gtGTGGCGCCGTGCAAACATCATTGCTTTTTATCAGAGGTTCCTGACGTGCGACGTATGGAGCAGGCACTGTTACAACTTCTGGAAGATTTTCATAGCGGTAATTTATGCGCATTTG GGAAGGACTGCAGCATGGAGCAAATGACAGATATCAGAGAGCAGCAGGAACGACTAGCTAAACTTCACTTCGAATTAGGTCCAAGACAAGACATTAGTGGGGAACAATCAGGAAGTCGTCATTCGGGTGCTAATATGCGTCATTTGTTGCACCGTCTCCAACAGCTCAGTATATGCATCGAAAAATTGCACAGTAAATAG
- the LOC143216723 gene encoding uncharacterized protein LOC143216723 isoform X2: protein MTEKSGCGELQQLVQEEECEEPLGPGGEATPPSTPARSKNPNKNDTQSSHVSQQVLWESNTQTSPIVSKGSSGQATSQGSMVSGRAVNLSNYGNQSRLSYVNEKEKQRSNRPESSKLNRQHKEVPDVRRMEQALLQLLEDFHSGNLCAFGKDCSMEQMTDIREQQERLAKLHFELGPRQDISGEQSGSRHSGANMRHLLHRLQQLSICIEKLHSK from the exons ATGACTGAAAAATCTGGATGCGGTGAATTGCAACAATTAGTCCAAGAAGAGGAATGCGAAGAGCCGTTAGGTCCTGGCGGTGAAGCTACCCCACCCTCGACTCCAGCTAGGTCgaagaatccaaataaaaatGATACCCAGAGTTCCCATGTATCG CAACAAGTATTGTGGGAGAGTAACACACAGACATCGCCAATTGTCAGTAAAGGAAGCTCTGGCCAAGCGACTAGTCAAGGATCCATGGTTTCTGGTAGAGCGGTGAATCTTTCGAATTATGGCAATCAATCTCGTTTAAGTTATGTgaacgagaaagagaaacagagGTCCAATAGACCAGAATCATCAAAATTGAACCGCCAACATAAAg AGGTTCCTGACGTGCGACGTATGGAGCAGGCACTGTTACAACTTCTGGAAGATTTTCATAGCGGTAATTTATGCGCATTTG GGAAGGACTGCAGCATGGAGCAAATGACAGATATCAGAGAGCAGCAGGAACGACTAGCTAAACTTCACTTCGAATTAGGTCCAAGACAAGACATTAGTGGGGAACAATCAGGAAGTCGTCATTCGGGTGCTAATATGCGTCATTTGTTGCACCGTCTCCAACAGCTCAGTATATGCATCGAAAAATTGCACAGTAAATAG
- the LOC143216722 gene encoding uncharacterized protein LOC143216722 — MRVWLLLTIFLVVTVLASETFAKKRSNDVESKGSEKKKRDVAYAKERKSQDGENKKVESKKRKSSSSEDKEAEAYSEGSVEEAKPSKENKSKNKKLKGKENVDPKAQNGEVTKDKKKKSNKYTVESQEVHQKNSKKTLKEKKTKDKVKDKTKVEEEITVESKKSKKMEGKKAGKGEKPLKEDKKKLQEKKKKETATEVEDEPVEAEEEVPKAKTQTKKEKKRAKEEKNRKKREVEPEVEAEEEAVEEPEVPEEEVVEEEAQSCEKVNESNEDANGAEDCDRA; from the exons ATGCG AGTCTGGCTGCTGTTAACCATCTTCCTGGTCGTCACTGTGCTGGCCAGCGAGACGTTTGCCAAGAAACGATCCAACGATGTAGAATCGAAAGGCagcgagaagaagaagagggacGTGGCTTATGCGAA GGAACGGAAGTCTCAAGATGGCGAGAACAAGAAGGTGGAATCAAAGAAAAGGAAGAGCAGCTCTTCCGAAGACAAGGAAGCTGAAGCCTACTCTGAAGGTAGCGTAGAAGAAGCTAAGCCTAGCAAAGAGAACAAATCGAAGAACAAGAAGCTGAAGGGAAAGGAAAATGTGGACCCTAAGGCACAGAACGGTGAGGTTACGAAGGATAAGAAGAAAAAATCGAACAAATATACCGTGGAGTCGCAGGAGGTCCATCAGAAGAACTCCAAGAAGACCTTGAAAGAGAAAAAGACGAAGGACAAGGTAAAAGACAAAACCAAAGTTGAAGAAGAGATCACCGTAGAAAGCAAGAAATCGAAAAAGATGGAGGGCAAGAAAGCTGGGAAGGGCGAGAAGCCTTTAAAAGAGGATAAGAAGAAGCTccaagagaagaagaagaaggaaacggCAACAGAAGTTGAAGATGAGCCCGTAGAAGCTGAGGAAGAGGTACCTAAAGCGAAGACTCAAACGAAGAAGGAAAAAAAGAGGGCGAAGGAAGAGAAGAACAGGAAGAAACGAGAAGTAGAACCGGAAGTGGAGGCCGAGGAGGAAGCAGTCGAGGAACCGGAAGTTCCAGAAGAGGAGGTCGTCGAAGAGGAAGCACAAAGCTGCGAGAAAGTGAACGAAAGCAATGAAGACGCGAATGGCGCGGAAGACTGCGACCGAGCGTGA